TGGGCGCGGTGCAGCTCGCGGCGAGCCAGATCACGATCCAGGTGCTCAGCTTCAGCTTCATGCCCCTGTGGGGCCTGACGACGGCCGCCTCGGTGCTCACGGGCAACGCCATCGGCGCCGGCGATCTCGATCGCGCCGCCCACTTCGGGCGCCAGACCTACAAGGTGGGCAGCTACTACTCCCTGGTCCTGGCCCTGCTGATCGTGCTGCTGCGGCACCAGCTGTTCCGGGTCTTCAGCGACGACCCGGCGGTGCTCGCCCTCGGCGGCGGGCTGTGCCTGGCGGCGGCGATCTTCCAGTGGTTCGACGGCATCCGCATGCTCAGCAGCGGTATCCTGCAGGGGGCGGGCGACACGCGCTACACCATGCTGGTGACGCTGGTCCTGATGTGGGGCGGATTCATCCCCCTGACCTGGTACCTGGTCGTGGTGCGCGACGGCAGCGTCATGGCCGCGTGGGTCGGGGCCTCGGCGTGCTACCTGCTGCAGGGCTGGTTCATGTGGCGGCGCTTCGAGTCGGGGCGCTGGCGGCGCATCGACATCTTCGGGGCGCGGGCGGCCGGGTAGACCGCCGACCGCCGGGCCGCAGCCCGACGGCCGGCGGCCCCTCTGCTCACACGATCGTCGCGTGAGGATGCGGTGTCCCGCTCTGCCAGTTCAGGTCGTTCTCGGAGACGGGCCCCGAATCGGTCCCCGCCGACAGGCGCACCACGTTGCGGCAGGCGAAGTCGCGCCCGGCCTCGGCGGCTTCCATCTCGTGCAGGAAGACGTGGGCGATGCGGTCCTTGGCCTCGCCGACCACCGAAGTGATGCGGGCCAGGCAGGAAACCTGCTGCGCCATCGGCACCGACTCGACGATCAGCTGCCACGTCCGCTCCTCGAGGACCTGCAGCGCGAGCTGGAGTTCGTGCAGGCTCATCCCCTCGTGGACCCGCTCGGCCGTGACGGCCTCGATGTAGTTGCGGAAGCCGTCCTCCACCGGGCCGAGGGCCCCGAGGAAGGCGTCGACCAGCAGGCGGACGCGGCCGCGCAGGACGGGCTCCGGGACGACGTGCCCGTTCAGCACGCCGGCGGCGCTCAAGCGCAGGAAGATCTCGGTCTCGAGCTGGTCGCGGTTCTCGGCCAGCATCCGGCAGTAGGGCAGTGCCATGTCGGCTCCTTTCGTCGCGGAGTGCGGTCCGGGCTTTCCACGCGCCCGCGACGCCGTCGCTCCTGCCCCGTCTGCTGCATGAAGCGGGCCGCACGGCCCGCGTCGGAAACTCGGTGATCGTTGTCCTGCAACGAGTTGAGCAACAGGCCAAATCAACCCGTCCCGCAACGGCGCAACACCGCGCCGGTCGGTTTGCGGGACCGGCGCACGGGCGCTACGGTTGCGGGGACGGACCCGCTCCGGGCCCGCCATGGCGAAAGGATCCGCCCATGGTGCCGTCGCTCCTGCCTCCCCTCGCACCGCCGACCGACGCCGACGTTCCCGCCGCGCTGCTCTCGGCCCTCTTCCACAGCACCCCGGACGGCGTGATCGCGGTCGACCTCCGCCGCCGCATCATCGCGGTCAATCCGGCTGGGCTGGCGACCCTCGGTGCCGACGCCGATACGGTCGTGGGCCGGCCCTGCTGGGAGGTGCTGCGCACGCCGCTCTGCCGCGACGACTGTCCGCTGCTGCGGGCCCTGGCCACCGGCCGACCGGTCGTCAACCGCCTCGTCGAGGTGCGGGACGCCGCCGACCGCCCCCACACGGTGTCGCTCTCCTGTTCCCTGCTGCGCGCCGACGACGGCCGCCTGCTCGGCGGCGTCGAGACCTTCCGCAGCGTCGAGCGCATGCGCGAACTGGTGGACGCGGCCGACCGCGACCTGCCCCTGCCCGGGGTCGCCTCCCGCGACGGCCAGATGCGCCACATCTTCGCCGTGCTGCCCACCCTCGCCGCGGCCGAGAGCTCGGTGCTCATCCTCGGCGAGACGGGCACGGGCAAGAGCCTCGTGGCCCGCACGATCCACCGGCTCAGCCCGCGCCGCGACGGCCCGCTGGTCACGGTGAACTGCGGCGCCCTGCCCGAGACGCTGCTCGAGTCGGAGATCTTCGGCTACCGGGCCGGCGCGTTCACCGGCGCGGTGCGCGACCGCAAGGGGCGCATCGCCGCGGCCCACGGCGGCACCCTCTTCCTCGACGAGATCGGCGACATGTCGCCGGCCATGCAGGTGAAGCTGCTGCGCTTCCTGCAGGACCGGGTCTACGAGCCGCTGGGCGACGACCGGCCGCACACCGCCGACGTGCGCATCCTCGCGGCGACGCACCGGGACCTCTCCGCCCTGGTGGCCGCGGGCGCCTTCCGCGAGGACCTCTACTACCGGATCAACGTCCTGGGGATCGAGTTGCCGCCCCTGCGCGAGCGGCGGCGGGACATTCCGCTCCTGGCCCAGACCTGCCTCGACCGCCTGGCGCGCACGCGGGGCAAGCCGTGCGAGGGCATCACGCCGGCGGCCTTCGCGCGGCTCGCGGCCTACCCCTTCCCGGGCAACATCCGCGAGCTGGAGAACGTGATCGAGCACGCCTACGTGCTGACCCGGGACCCGCTGATCGACGTGGAGCATCTGCCCGAGCGGGTGCGGCGGGCCGGCGGCGCGGGCCCCGCGGCGACGCGGACCCTGGCCCGGGTGGAGGCCGAGTTCCTGCTCGAGGTGCTCGAACGGCACGGCGGCCATCGCCAGCGGGCCGCCGACGAACTCGGCATCCACAAGTCGACGCTGCTGCGCCGGGCGCGGCGGTTGGGGGTGACGCTGCCGGAGCGGGACGGGCGCGCGGGCGGGGACGGTGGGGATCAGGCCCCGCGGACGTCCCGCGCGGGAACGACCCGAACGTAGCGCACGCGGCGGACCCGGCACGCCGGGATCCCGCGGCGCGGGTTCAGATCACGAAGCCCAGGCCCGGCGCGTCGGTGGGCAGGAGCCAGCCGTCGCGCAGGATCACCGCGCCGGCGGTCGGATCGTCGCGCAGGTCGAGGTGCCCGTCGAGGTCGGCGAAGTGGACGTTGCTGCTCGAGAGGGCGAAGTGCAGGCCGGCGGCGATGCCCAGGGCGGCCTCGTCCAGGCAACCCACCATGACCTCCAGGCCCGCGGCGCGCGCCACGGCGTCGATGTGGCGCGCGGTGGTCGGGCCCCCCACCTTCATCAGCTTGATGTTCGCCATGTCGGCCAGGTCGCGGCGGGCCAGGCGGAAGGCGTCGCGCAGGGTGCGCAGGCTCTCGTCGGCCATGATCGGCAGGTGCACCGCCGCGGTGACCTCGCCCAGCAATCCGGGTTCGCCGTGGGGCGTGGGCTGCTCGATGAGTTCGAGCTTCGCGCCGCGCACCGCCGCCACGAAGGCCAGGCTCTGCGCCACGTCGTAGCCCTGGTTGGCGTCGAAGCGCAGGGCCACGCCGGGCCCGACGGCCTCGCGGACGCGGTGGACGCGCTCGGCGTCGCCGTCCGGGTCGAGGCCGCCCTTGATCTTGAGGCAGCGGAAGCCCTGGGCCAGGAAGTCGCGGGCCCGGGTCACGGTCTCGTCGACGGGCAGGATGCCGATGGTCACGCTGGTGCGGATGCGCGTGCGGTACCCGCCCCACAACCGCCACAGGGGCAGGCCGGCCTGGCGGCCGACCAGGTCCCAGAGGGCCATGTCCACGGCGGCGCGGGCCGACGGACGGTCGGCGAGCAGGTCGCCCACCCGGGCCAGGGCCGCGGCGGGCCGCAGGGGGTCGGCGCCGCGCAGGGCGTCGGCCACGGGGCCGGACAGCACGGCCAGGGTCTCGGCGGCGGTCTCGCCCGTGACCGGCAGGTCGGGCGCCGCGCACCCGCAGCCGCCGACGGGTCCGGCGTCGAGCCGCAGGAAGACGTTGTCGGCCCGGTCCACGGTCTCGTAGGCGATGGTGTAGGGCTCGGCCAGGGTCATGGCGACGGGCCAGGCCTCGACGGCGCGGATCCGCATCTCAGTACCGCCTCTGGTGGATCTCCTCGAGACTCAGGCTCTTGAGATCCTCCACGAACTCGACCAGGTTGTGGATCATCACGGCCCACATGCGCTCGCCCTTGGCCGCGTCGGCCCGGGTCGGGTCGCCCATGACGCCGCTGTCGCTGATCTTCTCGGTGTAGGCGTTCCAGGCCACGGAGCGCTGGTTGGAGAACTCGAGGTAGCGGCTCGAGAAGCGCGGCACCTCGGCGCCGGCCCGGTCCATGTGCACCAGGTGGGGACGCAGGGCCAGGCTCGTGCTCGTCTCGATCTCGCCGGCGTGCACGTCGTTGGGCGTG
This genomic window from bacterium contains:
- a CDS encoding sigma 54-interacting transcriptional regulator, translated to MVPSLLPPLAPPTDADVPAALLSALFHSTPDGVIAVDLRRRIIAVNPAGLATLGADADTVVGRPCWEVLRTPLCRDDCPLLRALATGRPVVNRLVEVRDAADRPHTVSLSCSLLRADDGRLLGGVETFRSVERMRELVDAADRDLPLPGVASRDGQMRHIFAVLPTLAAAESSVLILGETGTGKSLVARTIHRLSPRRDGPLVTVNCGALPETLLESEIFGYRAGAFTGAVRDRKGRIAAAHGGTLFLDEIGDMSPAMQVKLLRFLQDRVYEPLGDDRPHTADVRILAATHRDLSALVAAGAFREDLYYRINVLGIELPPLRERRRDIPLLAQTCLDRLARTRGKPCEGITPAAFARLAAYPFPGNIRELENVIEHAYVLTRDPLIDVEHLPERVRRAGGAGPAATRTLARVEAEFLLEVLERHGGHRQRAADELGIHKSTLLRRARRLGVTLPERDGRAGGDGGDQAPRTSRAGTTRT
- a CDS encoding dipeptide epimerase → MRIRAVEAWPVAMTLAEPYTIAYETVDRADNVFLRLDAGPVGGCGCAAPDLPVTGETAAETLAVLSGPVADALRGADPLRPAAALARVGDLLADRPSARAAVDMALWDLVGRQAGLPLWRLWGGYRTRIRTSVTIGILPVDETVTRARDFLAQGFRCLKIKGGLDPDGDAERVHRVREAVGPGVALRFDANQGYDVAQSLAFVAAVRGAKLELIEQPTPHGEPGLLGEVTAAVHLPIMADESLRTLRDAFRLARRDLADMANIKLMKVGGPTTARHIDAVARAAGLEVMVGCLDEAALGIAAGLHFALSSSNVHFADLDGHLDLRDDPTAGAVILRDGWLLPTDAPGLGFVI